The following proteins are co-located in the Paracoccus saliphilus genome:
- a CDS encoding DNA -binding domain-containing protein, which yields MAKTTETYLDEPPSGETITSYDRAHMKLYMRLLDAERDGADWREAVHVLFGIDPERDPERCRSIHDAHLARAHWMTERGYRELVRESQRKNS from the coding sequence ATGGCAAAGACGACAGAGACCTATCTGGATGAACCACCGTCTGGCGAGACGATCACATCTTATGATCGCGCGCATATGAAGCTTTATATGCGACTGCTCGATGCCGAGCGCGATGGCGCTGATTGGCGCGAGGCCGTGCATGTCCTGTTTGGCATCGATCCCGAACGGGACCCCGAGCGTTGCCGATCCATTCATGATGCGCATCTGGCGCGGGCGCACTGGATGACGGAGCGCGGTTATCGTGAACTGGTCCGGGAAAGCCAGCGGAAGAATTCGTGA
- a CDS encoding single-stranded DNA-binding protein, producing MQNIVILAGNIGQAPETRTTQGGTTITHFTLATSRPRYAEGRVLRDENGYRVQDTEWHRITCFNGLGKTVQQYCEKGMKLLVRGRIHYSKWTDQQGVDRYGCEIIAETIDFLSRAKQTESDDGNYIDDDDVPF from the coding sequence ATGCAAAATATCGTTATCCTCGCCGGCAACATTGGTCAGGCCCCCGAAACCCGCACCACCCAGGGCGGAACCACCATCACCCATTTCACCCTGGCCACCTCGCGCCCCCGCTATGCGGAAGGCCGCGTCCTCCGCGACGAGAACGGCTATCGGGTCCAGGACACGGAATGGCACCGTATCACCTGCTTCAACGGCCTCGGCAAGACGGTCCAGCAATATTGCGAGAAGGGCATGAAGCTTCTGGTGCGTGGCCGCATCCACTACTCGAAATGGACCGACCAGCAGGGCGTTGACCGCTATGGCTGTGAGATCATCGCCGAGACGATCGATTTCCTGAGCCGGGCCAAGCAGACCGAAAGTGATGACGGCAATTACATCGATGATGATGACGTGCCGTTCTGA
- a CDS encoding endonuclease/exonuclease/phosphatase family protein, with amino-acid sequence MARQSREVMESDIMAAKDVSFCSFNLLNLQLPGKSVYTDKDGWSGEVYDRKIDFTAGMLARMDADLFGFQELWAPKALEEAIDRAGMAESHLLLAPPDHSGNRITCAAAIRRDLLVNEPEWIVDFPSEMVLHSTGDDPQQPEISVNLERFSRPVLRLQLRPSPDTPIIEAFVCHFKSKRPAEIYREKWYDRDTHGAHRTALGYALSTIRRTAEAAALRVLITDIAKKTETPVVLIGDMNDDKDSNTLNILSEQPRFLTALSTGGGDNALYAAQTLQEYRSVRDVYYTHIYQDQHGSLDHILVSEQFYDNSRRRLWRFDGLQVANDHLNWDDHKDSGTNDHGIILAHFKWQPARQGLV; translated from the coding sequence ATGGCCCGACAATCACGGGAGGTGATGGAGAGCGATATCATGGCTGCGAAGGATGTCTCGTTCTGCTCGTTCAACCTGCTGAACCTGCAGCTCCCCGGGAAATCTGTCTATACCGACAAGGACGGCTGGTCCGGCGAGGTCTATGACCGCAAGATCGATTTTACCGCAGGTATGCTTGCCCGCATGGACGCCGATCTTTTCGGCTTCCAGGAGCTTTGGGCGCCAAAAGCGCTGGAGGAGGCGATAGACCGCGCCGGTATGGCCGAAAGCCATCTCCTGCTCGCGCCGCCCGATCACTCGGGCAATCGCATCACCTGCGCCGCCGCCATTCGCCGCGACCTGCTGGTGAATGAGCCCGAATGGATCGTGGATTTCCCGTCCGAGATGGTGCTGCATTCGACCGGCGACGATCCACAGCAACCGGAAATCAGCGTGAACCTCGAGCGTTTCTCGCGCCCCGTGCTGCGATTGCAGCTTCGCCCGTCACCCGACACGCCGATCATCGAGGCCTTTGTCTGCCACTTCAAATCGAAGCGCCCGGCAGAAATTTACCGCGAGAAATGGTATGACCGCGATACGCATGGCGCGCATCGCACCGCCCTGGGCTATGCCCTCTCGACGATTCGCCGCACTGCCGAGGCCGCCGCGTTACGGGTGCTGATAACGGATATTGCCAAGAAGACCGAGACGCCGGTCGTGCTGATCGGCGACATGAATGACGACAAGGATTCCAACACGCTGAATATCCTGTCCGAGCAGCCGCGTTTCCTGACAGCGCTGTCGACGGGCGGTGGCGACAATGCCCTCTACGCCGCGCAAACCCTGCAGGAATACCGCTCGGTTCGGGATGTCTATTACACCCATATTTACCAGGACCAGCATGGCAGCCTCGATCACATCCTGGTCAGCGAACAGTTCTACGACAATTCGCGACGGCGGCTGTGGCGTTTTGACGGGCTCCAGGTCGCAAATGATCACCTGAACTGGGATGATCACAAGGACAGCGGCACCAATGATCACGGCATTATCCTTGCGCACTTCAAGTGGCAGCCCGCCCGGCAGGGGCTGGTTTAG
- a CDS encoding type II toxin-antitoxin system RelE/ParE family toxin translates to MDALKRLGIAEPAARDLAHIVDYIALDNPASAENVYREIVQAAERLPEFPALGRPGRHPETRELSITGLPYLIVYEVGVDTVTILAVFHTSRDLSQAPHDRMQGS, encoded by the coding sequence TTGGACGCGTTGAAGCGTCTCGGTATTGCCGAGCCTGCTGCCCGCGATCTTGCGCATATCGTGGATTACATCGCATTGGACAATCCCGCTTCCGCGGAGAACGTGTATCGGGAAATCGTCCAGGCAGCGGAGCGATTGCCCGAGTTCCCAGCCTTGGGGCGTCCGGGGCGCCATCCTGAGACGAGGGAACTGAGCATTACGGGGCTGCCCTATCTGATCGTCTACGAAGTTGGTGTTGATACGGTGACGATATTGGCGGTGTTTCATACCTCCCGAGACCTCTCTCAAGCACCGCATGACAGGATGCAGGGCAGCTAG
- a CDS encoding CopG family ribbon-helix-helix protein codes for MAQRTASEPITIRTAKVAEIDALANAMDRSRNYIVNQAIERYLEANAWQMERIEEGIAASREGKVVPADEVFAGIAARHGWTR; via the coding sequence ATGGCGCAGCGCACCGCATCCGAACCGATCACGATCCGCACCGCCAAGGTGGCCGAAATCGATGCCTTGGCGAATGCCATGGACCGTTCTCGCAACTATATCGTCAATCAAGCGATCGAGCGATATCTGGAGGCGAACGCCTGGCAGATGGAACGGATCGAGGAGGGGATTGCGGCTTCCCGTGAGGGTAAGGTTGTTCCTGCCGATGAGGTGTTTGCCGGAATTGCCGCCAGGCATGGTTGGACGCGTTGA
- a CDS encoding ArdC family protein: MTRQKRAIRTGSSRSNLYGDITDKIIAELEEGRLPWAQPWGTGAAKAPLAMPKNAATSRQYSGINVLILWGAVIQQGFPSQHWLTFRQALSLGGNVRKCERGTTVVYADRFTPKDQKRRTRETGKVETGQGSLRRNDSRSNGSIPFLKRFTVFNAAQCEGLPDKIAFEAPPPPPGVIEPRIEALIDATGINFRIGGNHAFYMPSLDYVQVPPPQAYFEPINWHRTVLHELGHASGASHRLNRDLSGAFGTKKYAFEELVAEMNAAFCCASLGIVPTVRHADYIGARRQGPQAGDPGHEIRGGA, from the coding sequence ATGACCAGACAGAAACGTGCCATCCGCACAGGTAGTTCTCGTAGCAATCTTTACGGCGATATCACCGATAAGATCATTGCCGAACTGGAGGAGGGGCGGCTGCCTTGGGCCCAGCCCTGGGGAACGGGTGCTGCGAAAGCACCGCTTGCCATGCCGAAGAATGCGGCGACTTCACGGCAATATTCCGGGATCAATGTGCTGATCCTCTGGGGTGCCGTCATTCAGCAAGGCTTTCCTAGCCAGCACTGGCTGACCTTTCGCCAGGCGCTGTCGCTCGGCGGCAATGTCCGCAAGTGCGAGCGCGGCACCACCGTCGTCTATGCCGATCGCTTCACGCCGAAAGACCAGAAACGTCGAACCCGCGAGACCGGCAAAGTTGAGACCGGTCAGGGGTCGCTCCGGAGGAACGATTCCCGGTCGAACGGTAGCATCCCGTTCCTGAAACGCTTCACCGTGTTCAACGCGGCGCAATGCGAGGGGCTTCCCGACAAGATTGCGTTCGAGGCACCGCCCCCGCCGCCCGGCGTGATCGAGCCCAGGATTGAGGCCCTGATCGACGCCACCGGGATAAATTTCCGCATCGGCGGGAACCACGCCTTTTATATGCCTTCCCTCGACTATGTGCAGGTGCCACCGCCGCAAGCCTATTTCGAGCCGATCAATTGGCACAGAACCGTCTTGCATGAGCTGGGTCATGCCAGTGGTGCCTCTCATCGGCTGAACCGAGACCTTTCCGGCGCTTTCGGTACGAAGAAATATGCCTTCGAGGAACTCGTGGCCGAAATGAACGCGGCTTTCTGCTGCGCCTCGCTCGGGATCGTACCGACGGTGCGTCATGCAGATTACATTGGAGCTCGCCGACAAGGCCCGCAAGCTGGGGATCCCGGTCATGAAATTCGAGGTGGCGCATAA
- the rfbC gene encoding dTDP-4-dehydrorhamnose 3,5-epimerase yields the protein MEIEETALPGVLIITPPRHADDRGFFSESWNRQSLSKAGIELPDFVQDNHCLSHQSGTLRGLHYQAPPHAQGKLVRCGRGRVYDVAVDVREGSPTYGQRIGEELSFENGRQLWIPAGFLHGFVTREPDTEVIYKCTAHYDCASDGAVCWDSLGIDWGIAEPVLSEKDRAAPAFADWKTPFIYEGHT from the coding sequence ATAGAAATTGAAGAGACCGCGCTTCCCGGCGTATTGATCATCACGCCTCCACGCCATGCCGATGACCGTGGTTTTTTCTCGGAAAGCTGGAATCGGCAGAGCCTGTCAAAGGCAGGGATCGAGCTACCCGATTTTGTCCAGGATAATCATTGCCTGTCTCATCAGTCTGGAACATTGCGGGGGCTGCATTACCAAGCACCGCCGCATGCGCAAGGTAAGCTGGTGCGCTGCGGGCGAGGGCGAGTGTATGATGTCGCGGTGGATGTGCGCGAAGGCAGCCCGACTTATGGACAACGGATCGGCGAGGAATTGTCCTTCGAGAATGGCCGACAACTATGGATTCCGGCGGGTTTCCTGCATGGATTCGTCACCCGCGAACCCGATACCGAAGTGATCTACAAATGTACCGCCCATTATGACTGTGCCTCCGACGGGGCGGTGTGCTGGGACAGTCTAGGGATCGATTGGGGCATCGCAGAGCCGGTTCTGTCTGAAAAGGATCGTGCTGCGCCCGCCTTTGCCGATTGGAAAACCCCATTCATCTATGAGGGCCATACATGA
- the rfbB gene encoding dTDP-glucose 4,6-dehydratase, which translates to MKILITGGAGFIGSAVVRSAVRRGHQVVNLDALTYAANLANVAAVSSSDLYYLEQADIRDRDVLEQIFRSYCPDAVMHLAAESHVDRSIDGPDNFIQTNIIGSFNMLEAARAHWLREGRPEGFRFHHVSTDEVFGSLGETGQFNEETPYNPRSPYSASKAGSNHLVRAWHETYGLPVVLTNCSNNYGPYHFPEKLVPVVILKALAGEPIPVYGDGGNVRDWLYVEDHADALLLVLEKGRNGRSYNIGGQNEVKNIDLVRMICEHMDTLRPEGAPHDRLISFVPDRPGHDRRYAIDPRRIRDELGWRPSVTIEEGLRRTVEWYLANSDWWQPLLSREGVGRRLGTA; encoded by the coding sequence ATGAAGATTCTCATTACCGGGGGGGCTGGCTTCATTGGTTCGGCCGTGGTACGTTCGGCCGTCCGGCGCGGGCATCAGGTCGTTAACCTGGATGCGTTGACCTATGCGGCCAACCTGGCCAATGTCGCGGCTGTTTCATCCAGCGATCTTTATTACCTCGAACAAGCCGACATTCGTGATCGCGATGTGCTCGAACAGATTTTTCGATCCTATTGTCCCGATGCCGTGATGCATCTGGCCGCTGAAAGCCATGTGGACCGTTCGATCGACGGCCCGGATAACTTCATCCAGACGAATATCATCGGCAGCTTCAACATGCTGGAAGCTGCGCGCGCCCATTGGTTGCGCGAAGGCCGCCCCGAAGGGTTCCGCTTCCATCATGTCTCTACCGACGAAGTATTTGGCAGCCTGGGAGAGACCGGGCAATTCAATGAAGAAACGCCCTACAATCCGCGCAGCCCCTATTCGGCCAGCAAGGCGGGTTCCAACCATCTGGTACGGGCCTGGCACGAGACCTACGGGTTGCCGGTGGTTCTGACCAATTGCTCGAATAATTACGGCCCCTATCATTTTCCCGAGAAACTGGTGCCTGTGGTGATCCTCAAGGCGTTGGCTGGTGAACCGATCCCAGTCTATGGCGATGGTGGCAATGTTCGTGACTGGCTCTATGTCGAAGATCATGCAGATGCGTTGCTGCTCGTGCTGGAAAAGGGCCGGAATGGACGCAGCTATAATATCGGGGGCCAGAACGAGGTGAAAAACATCGATCTCGTGCGCATGATCTGCGAGCATATGGACACCCTCCGGCCGGAAGGCGCCCCCCATGATCGGTTGATCAGCTTCGTGCCTGACCGGCCGGGCCATGACAGGCGTTATGCCATCGACCCGAGACGCATCCGTGATGAGCTCGGTTGGCGACCTTCGGTTACCATCGAAGAGGGGCTACGCCGCACCGTGGAATGGTATCTCGCAAACAGCGACTGGTGGCAGCCGCTCCTGTCGCGCGAGGGAGTCGGTCGGCGGTTGGGAACGGCCTGA
- the rfbD gene encoding dTDP-4-dehydrorhamnose reductase → MEGLLVFGRTGQLARELTRLAPRAQFLGRDAADLADPAACASMIRNASCTAVINAAAYTAVDRAESEPKRVQLVNADAPAAMARATAEKNIPFLHVSTDYVFDGTGNRPWIESDPAGPLGIYGASKLEGERKVAAAGGQSAVLRTSWVFSAHGSNFVKSMLCLGKERSELNIVSDQVGGPTPAADIAAALLVTARAMQTDRGKGGLYHFAGAPDVSWAGFAREIFAQAGQNCYVSEISTADYPTPARRPGNSRLNCDRIAADFGISRPDWRVGLAGVLDRLRGSA, encoded by the coding sequence ATGGAAGGGCTTCTGGTCTTTGGCCGTACCGGGCAGCTTGCGCGTGAATTGACGCGATTGGCTCCCCGAGCGCAGTTTTTGGGGCGCGACGCAGCCGATCTGGCCGATCCGGCGGCCTGTGCGTCCATGATCAGGAACGCAAGCTGTACAGCTGTCATCAACGCGGCGGCCTATACGGCGGTGGACAGGGCTGAAAGCGAGCCGAAACGGGTCCAGCTGGTCAATGCTGATGCCCCTGCCGCGATGGCTCGTGCGACGGCAGAGAAGAATATTCCCTTTCTACATGTTTCGACTGATTATGTCTTCGACGGAACGGGGAATCGACCCTGGATCGAGAGTGATCCGGCAGGTCCGCTTGGCATCTATGGCGCGAGCAAGCTGGAAGGAGAACGCAAGGTTGCGGCGGCAGGTGGGCAATCGGCAGTATTGCGGACCTCATGGGTGTTTTCAGCACATGGGTCCAATTTCGTCAAATCCATGCTGTGCTTGGGAAAAGAGCGAAGCGAATTGAACATCGTTTCCGACCAGGTAGGCGGGCCGACACCTGCCGCCGATATTGCCGCCGCCTTGCTGGTCACGGCGCGTGCCATGCAAACAGACAGGGGCAAGGGCGGACTTTACCATTTTGCAGGCGCTCCCGATGTCAGCTGGGCGGGGTTCGCGCGTGAAATTTTCGCACAGGCCGGGCAGAACTGCTATGTGAGCGAGATCTCCACGGCGGACTATCCTACCCCGGCGCGGCGACCGGGTAATTCACGGCTGAATTGTGATCGCATCGCGGCGGATTTCGGTATATCACGGCCCGATTGGCGGGTTGGATTGGCCGGAGTTTTGGACAGGTTGAGAGGCAGCGCATGA
- the rfbA gene encoding glucose-1-phosphate thymidylyltransferase RfbA, with protein sequence MTQRKGIILAGGSGTRLYPITMGQSKQLLPLYDKPMIYYPITVLMLAGIREIAIITTPEDQAQFQRLLGDGGQWGLRFEWIVQPSPDGLAQAYLLAEDFLAGNPSAMILGDNVFFGHGLPQLLESANARTDGGTVFGYRVSDPERYGVIDLDDQGRVSGIIEKPAQPPSYYAVTGLYFLDGSASQRAAQVTRSERGELEITALLESYLAEGILTVEKIGRGFAWLDTGTHADLLDAGNFVRILENRQAMQTGCPEEIAYENRWISAEELQARAKLFSQNRHGAYLSELIN encoded by the coding sequence ATGACGCAACGCAAGGGCATCATCCTCGCAGGCGGATCGGGTACTCGGCTCTATCCGATCACCATGGGCCAATCGAAGCAGCTGCTGCCGCTTTATGACAAGCCGATGATTTACTACCCGATCACGGTGCTGATGCTGGCCGGTATCCGCGAGATCGCGATCATTACCACGCCCGAGGATCAGGCCCAGTTCCAACGCCTTCTTGGTGATGGCGGTCAATGGGGGCTCCGCTTCGAGTGGATCGTGCAGCCCTCGCCCGACGGGCTGGCACAAGCCTATCTGCTAGCCGAAGATTTCCTTGCTGGAAACCCGTCTGCCATGATCCTGGGTGACAATGTCTTTTTCGGCCATGGTTTGCCACAATTGCTGGAATCTGCCAATGCACGGACCGATGGCGGTACTGTTTTCGGGTATCGAGTCTCGGATCCGGAACGTTATGGTGTAATCGACCTCGACGATCAGGGACGAGTAAGTGGAATTATAGAAAAACCCGCCCAACCACCTTCGTACTACGCAGTCACAGGGCTCTATTTCCTGGATGGCTCGGCTTCTCAACGTGCGGCACAAGTGACACGCTCGGAACGGGGCGAGTTGGAAATCACAGCGCTTCTGGAAAGCTATCTGGCCGAAGGTATTTTGACGGTTGAAAAGATCGGCCGTGGATTTGCCTGGTTGGATACTGGTACGCATGCCGATCTTCTAGATGCTGGCAATTTCGTACGTATCCTAGAAAACCGTCAAGCCATGCAGACCGGTTGCCCCGAAGAGATCGCCTATGAAAATAGGTGGATCTCTGCCGAAGAATTACAAGCCAGAGCAAAGTTGTTCTCCCAAAACAGACATGGCGCCTATCTTTCGGAATTGATCAATTGA
- a CDS encoding IS5 family transposase, translated as MAWTELTRLQHARTGGKYASDMTDAEWAMIEPLIPPRRRTGRPRTTGLRDVFDAILYIATTGCQWRMLPNDFPPVSTVRSYFHAWRNDGLLDEMNRALVEAARLAGARKAQPTAGIIDSQSVKTTESGGINGYDAGKRIKGRKRHIVTDTIGLLVGLAVHCAGIQDRDGAPEVLRTVASRHPMLRYIFADGGYAGPKLRTALKAIGRWTVQIVKRSDTADGFEVLPRRWVVVRTLAWLGRCRRLAKDWEKTIASAEAWILIAHIRRVMRHLAKV; from the coding sequence ATGGCCTGGACTGAGCTCACCCGCCTCCAGCATGCCCGAACGGGAGGCAAATACGCAAGCGATATGACCGATGCGGAATGGGCAATGATCGAGCCTCTGATACCCCCTCGCAGAAGAACTGGTCGCCCCCGCACGACAGGCTTGCGGGATGTGTTTGACGCGATCCTTTACATCGCGACGACAGGGTGCCAGTGGCGTATGCTGCCGAACGATTTTCCGCCGGTTTCGACGGTCCGCAGCTATTTTCATGCATGGCGCAATGATGGTCTTCTGGATGAGATGAACCGTGCCCTTGTCGAGGCTGCGCGTCTGGCGGGAGCCCGCAAGGCGCAGCCGACAGCAGGTATCATTGACAGCCAAAGCGTAAAAACCACGGAAAGTGGCGGGATTAACGGATATGACGCCGGCAAGCGGATCAAGGGGCGTAAGCGCCACATCGTCACCGACACGATCGGATTGTTGGTGGGCCTGGCGGTCCACTGCGCCGGTATCCAGGACCGTGATGGCGCGCCAGAGGTGTTGAGAACTGTTGCATCTCGCCACCCCATGCTACGCTACATCTTTGCCGACGGCGGTTATGCAGGACCCAAACTGCGCACCGCGCTGAAGGCCATCGGTCGATGGACGGTTCAGATCGTCAAGCGTTCTGATACCGCCGATGGTTTCGAAGTTCTGCCGCGCAGATGGGTGGTCGTGCGCACCCTCGCATGGCTCGGGCGCTGTCGCCGCTTAGCAAAAGACTGGGAGAAAACCATCGCAAGCGCCGAGGCCTGGATCCTCATCGCGCACATTCGACGCGTCATGCGTCACCTCGCAAAGGTATGA
- a CDS encoding DUF1800 domain-containing protein produces MMGSLMISYPELATIRLGYGLSSHMVQPFGPDEILAAIHQAGPDGDTVNMEQLRKLQLRTAKLRQRIKLGEKRAREAYTTERQYIVQLVRKEMQRRFARAIDDPIGFGERLVQFWADHFTVGGGPPHQRLMTACYVNEAIRPHITGNFADLMFAAETHPSMLIYLNQNSSIGPNSRAAQKAQEKRHTGLNENLAREMIELHSLGVGADYTQKDVRQLAKLLTGLTYRAMRDELFNANRAEPGPEIVLGKHYGEHGAARLSDIRAVITDLARHPDTAQHLARKLAIHFVTDQPPQSLVDRLARVYADTDGDLNAMNTELVEAPELTAFFRHKIRQPFDFMVASLRSLGVTGNEIMALKPRQFHGWLTYPLAKMGQQWGNPPGPDGWPESGENWVTPQGIAARIDWAMRIPIKLRKNLPDPRQLLQVALGDTASEALQWAVPKAETARDGVAIVLASADFNRR; encoded by the coding sequence ATGATGGGTTCGCTAATGATTTCGTATCCAGAGCTAGCTACGATTCGATTGGGGTATGGTCTATCATCACATATGGTGCAGCCATTTGGACCGGACGAAATTTTGGCGGCCATACATCAGGCTGGTCCGGATGGTGATACTGTCAACATGGAACAATTGCGCAAGTTGCAATTGCGGACAGCCAAACTGAGGCAACGTATCAAGCTAGGAGAAAAACGCGCCCGCGAGGCCTACACGACAGAGCGGCAATATATAGTTCAGCTTGTTCGCAAAGAAATGCAACGGCGCTTCGCCCGAGCCATCGACGATCCAATCGGTTTTGGAGAAAGGCTCGTCCAGTTCTGGGCTGATCATTTCACTGTCGGTGGTGGCCCCCCCCATCAAAGGTTGATGACAGCTTGTTATGTAAACGAAGCGATCCGACCACATATCACGGGCAATTTTGCCGATCTGATGTTTGCCGCCGAAACGCATCCGAGCATGCTGATATATCTCAATCAGAATAGCTCGATTGGGCCGAATTCACGAGCGGCACAAAAAGCGCAAGAAAAGCGTCACACGGGCCTAAATGAAAATCTGGCACGTGAAATGATAGAATTACACAGCTTGGGCGTTGGAGCGGATTATACGCAGAAAGATGTTCGCCAACTGGCCAAGCTACTGACTGGGCTGACATATCGTGCGATGCGAGATGAACTGTTCAACGCTAATCGCGCCGAACCGGGCCCGGAGATAGTATTGGGGAAGCACTATGGAGAACATGGGGCCGCCAGATTGAGCGACATCCGCGCCGTGATCACGGACCTCGCACGCCATCCAGATACGGCGCAGCATCTGGCCCGAAAACTCGCGATCCATTTCGTCACGGATCAGCCGCCGCAGTCGTTGGTGGATCGATTGGCTCGCGTCTATGCGGATACGGACGGTGACTTGAATGCGATGAATACAGAATTGGTCGAAGCTCCCGAACTTACTGCATTCTTCCGACACAAGATAAGGCAACCATTTGATTTCATGGTGGCATCTCTACGAAGTCTCGGAGTAACCGGCAATGAGATTATGGCACTCAAGCCGCGACAATTTCATGGTTGGCTCACCTATCCATTGGCTAAGATGGGTCAGCAATGGGGCAATCCCCCTGGTCCTGATGGTTGGCCCGAGAGCGGCGAAAACTGGGTTACACCTCAGGGAATCGCAGCACGGATCGATTGGGCAATGCGTATTCCGATCAAATTGCGCAAGAATCTACCCGATCCAAGGCAACTATTGCAGGTCGCGCTCGGCGACACGGCCTCTGAAGCGCTGCAATGGGCAGTACCCAAAGCAGAAACTGCCCGTGATGGGGTTGCCATCGTGCTAGCGTCCGCCGATTTCAACCGGAGATAA
- a CDS encoding DUF1501 domain-containing protein, whose product MFNRRLFLKSSALIGCSAAAHPLLSSIAFATAPSENRLVVIILRGAMDGLDVFQPYGDPELHKLRKTISLGPDQGAYDLDGFFALHPTLSPLMPLWNAGELGFVPAVSTPYRNKRSHFDGQDMLEAGTGTDMDLASQSDGWLNRLLHNMPGAQSETAYSVGTEQMRILAGTAPARSWSPKIDLQLSPQAQMLLLHAYHDDPLFREGSEEALEIANQGLDKIREERGPTRDARALASFAASRLNGETRIATFSLTGWDSHARQSTILKPSLLGLADAILTLREGLGRNWSKTTILAMTEFGRTVRENGSGGTDHGTGGAMLVAGGAVRGKRAMGNWPGLGEKNLYAGRDLTPVADIRAYAAWALRDLFGTSRNVLETAVFPGLDMGANPRILA is encoded by the coding sequence ATGTTTAATCGAAGACTGTTCCTCAAATCCAGCGCATTGATCGGTTGTTCGGCGGCTGCACACCCGCTCCTGTCCAGCATCGCCTTTGCTACCGCACCTAGCGAAAACCGCCTAGTCGTTATCATCTTGCGCGGTGCGATGGACGGGTTGGACGTGTTCCAGCCGTATGGCGACCCGGAACTGCACAAGCTACGGAAGACAATCTCGCTCGGGCCAGACCAGGGCGCATATGATCTTGACGGATTCTTTGCACTGCATCCGACGCTGTCTCCACTGATGCCACTATGGAATGCAGGAGAACTAGGATTTGTGCCGGCTGTCTCTACTCCTTACCGGAACAAACGCAGCCATTTCGACGGGCAAGATATGCTTGAGGCTGGAACCGGTACGGATATGGACTTGGCAAGTCAAAGCGACGGCTGGCTGAATCGTTTACTGCACAATATGCCCGGCGCTCAGTCAGAAACTGCTTACTCGGTTGGAACTGAACAGATGCGGATCCTCGCCGGAACTGCCCCTGCAAGAAGCTGGTCACCGAAAATCGATCTGCAGCTCAGTCCTCAGGCGCAGATGCTTCTACTGCATGCCTACCATGATGACCCATTGTTTCGCGAAGGAAGCGAAGAAGCGCTGGAAATTGCAAATCAAGGGTTAGACAAGATTCGAGAAGAGAGAGGCCCAACACGCGACGCACGGGCTTTGGCTTCCTTTGCCGCAAGCCGGCTGAATGGTGAAACACGGATCGCAACCTTTTCATTGACCGGTTGGGACAGCCATGCCCGTCAATCCACGATCTTGAAACCTTCGCTTTTGGGATTGGCGGATGCAATTCTAACGCTCCGCGAAGGACTTGGAAGAAACTGGTCGAAAACCACCATACTCGCAATGACCGAATTCGGGCGCACTGTGCGTGAGAACGGTAGTGGCGGCACTGATCACGGTACTGGTGGTGCCATGCTCGTTGCCGGGGGGGCCGTGCGCGGCAAGCGAGCAATGGGGAACTGGCCGGGATTGGGAGAAAAAAACCTCTATGCCGGGCGTGATTTGACGCCTGTTGCCGATATTCGTGCTTATGCTGCCTGGGCTTTACGCGATCTGTTTGGAACCAGCAGAAATGTTCTGGAAACAGCTGTGTTTCCGGGGCTCGACATGGGTGCCAACCCTCGCATTCTCGCCTGA